The genomic interval GGGCGAATCGTGGCCCTGGAAACAGTCGACAAGATGACAGATCGCCAGATCGCGGCGAAGGTTCGAGGGTACTTCCTAAAAGCAGAGTAGAGAACGAGACCTGCCTCCAGCTTCCGACGGGGCGAGGCTCTCACATTCCTCAACAAGGAGACCGAAGCCATGGCCGCGAAACGAGTCCCAGATGGATTTCACCGGGTGACGCGATGCCATAGCGGTCGCCCCAAAACTGGTCGTTTGTTATGCAGGCGGCAGCCGTAGCAGGCCGGCGCTCGGTTCGGGGGTCTCTGGCAAACACGGGATCGGGAGGACCTAAGGATGGAGGAGAACGAAAAGCGTGTCCGCGCGTTCTACGAGTCGACGGCCCCAGGCCACCGCGAGGCGCTGCGGGGGATCCAGGCGCCGCACGTCATCTATGACATTCAGAAGGGGATGCCGGTCGGCGCCGGTCATTTCGAAGGGCTCGAGGACGTGCTCGAGCGCTTCCTGACGAGCTTCTACGGCGCATTCGATGTTCACTTCGACGCCGAGGAATTCATCACGGCCGGCTCGCAAGTGGTCGCCCTCGGCCGCATCGTGGGCAAGACTCGGAAGTCCGCCGTGCCGGTAGATGTACCGTTCGTCCACGTATGGACGGTCAGCGGCGGGTATCTGCGCCGGCTGCGCGCCTTCACCGACACGGCGCTTCTCTCCGCAGCCCTGAAGGAATGAGCCGTGGGTGGCGTTCCTCCTCAACATGAAGTCTCGCCTATCCAGGGGCCAGGGACGCCATATTACCGGACAAGTCGGCGCTGAGAATGCGGATCTATCGCTTGACCGCGCGTGCCGAGCTCCAGAGCGCCCACCCGGGATTGACGCGGTCCGGATAGATCTCCAGCA from Candidatus Polarisedimenticolia bacterium carries:
- a CDS encoding nuclear transport factor 2 family protein, giving the protein MEENEKRVRAFYESTAPGHREALRGIQAPHVIYDIQKGMPVGAGHFEGLEDVLERFLTSFYGAFDVHFDAEEFITAGSQVVALGRIVGKTRKSAVPVDVPFVHVWTVSGGYLRRLRAFTDTALLSAALKE